The region atattcgacattcaaaGACATCCATTTAACTTTTGATACATACCaccgattttggtcatattgcttgtggtgcgttcatggtcatctagactatatatcacaaaacagtaattattaaaaaatcatatatgaaaaatcatatatatgggctgattttaaaaatcatatatatgggctggtTTAAtttggtttaatgaattcaacacccataaaacttgtgatacataccaccgattgttttcaaaccacttgtgatgtgttcatcgTCATCCAGACtatgttttatgggtgttgaattcattaaaccacattaatcaGCCCATagtatgattttcttttttttaaataattactgtcttgtgatatatagtctggatgaccatgaacacatcacaagtggtttgaaaacaatcggtgttatgtatcacaagttttatgggtgttgaattcattaaacctcattaaatcagcccataatatgattttataataattactctcttgtgttatatagtctagatgaccatgaacacatcacaagcaatatgaccaaaatcagtggtatgtatcacaggttttatgggtgttgaattcattaaaccacattaaatcagcccatatatatgatttttttttatatgtgattttttaataattaccgttttgtgatatatagtctagatgaccatgaacacatcacaagtggtttgaccaaaatctgtggtatgtatcacaagttaaatggatgtctttgaatgtcgaatatccaatatccaatatcaaaccaattcaaccgcggtagtTAAAAGTGACAATTATCTGTGATCTGTCCTAATTAAACGACTTTTGCCTTTCAGAATAACCTCATTGGGACTTTACTCGCGATTTTCGGAAATGTGCTCGTCAGTATCTCCTTAACCATTCAGGTACTCATTTCCTTCACGTGTAattattatttacttttttttaaagcaagttAGCATACTGGTCATATAAATTGAATCGTTTTCTTCCTTCCAAATGTCCACGTATCATCTCTTCTCATATATGCTTTGTGTAAACAAATATCTGGAGTCCATTTGTCACGGTAACTCCTCATTGACGAGATGCTCAGTTATGAGAAATCacaaattttcctttttttttttctttatgtcacCTATTCTTTCTTAATTTTCAGTGTTACTTATGCAAAACTTGCAATATGCTTTAAGCCCTTTGCACATGTTTTCTTTGTACTTTCTGTCactgttttaattaaatgtgtttcaCTTCCAGAAATACAGCCATGTGATGTTAGCTGGAACAAAGGACCAACGTTCCTTCTACTGGACCAAAACCTGGTGGTTTGGTTTCATATTCACCTTTATTGGGGAGGGAGCCAACTTTGTCTCTTATGCTTTTGCCCCTCTCACTCTTGTGGCACCTCTTAACGCAGTGTCTATACTGAGTGAGTATCTTCTCTATGTTCcctaaaaactgtaataataacaTGTAGAGAAAAAGCTTTATGTTTCAAAACAATCTTGCTAAGAAAAACTTTTacactattttattttctttacagCAAGCTCAATTTTGGGTTTCTTATTTCTGCGTGAGAAATCTAAACCGAAGGAGTTTGCAAGTAAGTTCTTGACTGTGACTGAAGATATGGCATTGCACAGACACGCATGCAAATTACACTGAGCGAGTGTCATTAAATTCAAATTCTTACTACATCCACAGCCGCTCTAAAGACAGAAATTAGAgggtacattttttctttttgatatgTAACACCACAATGCGTGGTTGGTGTTGTTTCAGAGAACTATGGCCTGACCTTCCTGGGCTACTTGCTCACTGTTGGAGGAACTTATCTCTTTGTTTCATTTGGACCGAACTCCCATGAAAAACTCAAAGCAGAGAACATCGTGAAGCATATTGTGGGATGGCCTGTTCTCTTGTATCTGGTAAGATATATCTATTGCAACACATTTAGAAAGCAGAAATCCATTTTGATATCTTTATCTCAATTTCCATGGGTTACTTCATAAACAGACAGCTGATTCAGGTCTGGCCGCTATATGTATTAGAGTGCAGCATTATTTATTCTGCGGGGGGTTAAtccacaataaaaagaaaaaaaaacgcttGCACAGTTATAACATTGTttgaaatattattaaaaacttCCGGGTCCTAAACTTCACCATCATCAATGATCTGGCAAGAAAGCGCATATTGAAAGCAATTCAGCAACGCTACAGGTCAAGTTTAGGGACTCTTGTGTTCTGTTTATGTAGACTGTTTGGGCTCCTAAATCAAGTCAGTGTTCATATTTTGGATAATGTAGTTTAAATTGGCCATAGCCAACACCGAATCTCAAAAATAACTAGACTTTTCTGAAGGAAGTTTAGACTAAATGGACCTTGTGTTACATCTCATGCTTCTTAGGTTGGATTTATCATTAGATGTTTCATGTGTGAACATATTATGCTACACAATTCATTAAACTCCAGATGTCATTAAACATCATGTACTTAGTGTTTTAATGTGATATGGTATTCATTTGTtatgtgttgtcttcatcctAACTGACAGCTCCTGGAGATCATCACGTTCTGCCTGCTGTTATATTTCTATAAACAGCACAACGCTGACTACCTCGTTATTATTCTGCTGTTGGTCGCCCTGCTGGGTGAGTTTCCTGCAATAAAGGCCGATAATCTCCCTCTGCCATTACCATGCTTTGTTTTGAATGCATTGCTCAAAAAGCAGCAGAGGTCTTGTGAAATATTAACTTGCTTGTTTTGCCTGTTTTCCACTGCGCTCCCATTGCACAGGCTCTGTCACAGTCATCACAGTGAAGGCAGTTTCAGGCATGTTGGTTCTTACCGTCGAAGGGACAATGCAACTTAACTACCCGATCTTCAGTGTCATGTTTGTGTGCATGGTGGCATCAGTGGTCTTCCAGTCCAGGTGGGTGACTGACCTGTCAAAACACACAAGGGAAAGAATTTCTGTTCATCATCATCGCTGCTTTTACACCCATAAGCTTAACTTGGACCTATTGTGTAAAGAAACTCATAGTGGCGGTCTGTTTCTCTCTCCCTAGATTTCTCTCCCAAGCTTGTAAACTGCATGACTCCTCTCTGATTGCCAGCATGAACTACATCCTCTCCACCTTCTTTGCAGTGGTAGCTGGTGAGTTATGGCCTTCATTTCTGCAGAGTTtctctgtttgtttattttgattttgagCTGAATGAAACCACATCTGCAACTAATTACATAGCACAAAAGAAAATCCCCAAAGCTATTGTAGCTTTGCTGAAAATTACACAGTCACAACACAAGTCATCAAAGATctcttgtcttttgtttttcagGTGCTATATTTTACTTGGAGTTTAATCATGAGGATGTACTTCACATCTGCATGTATGTCTTGGGGTGAGTTATCATCTGTCATTGACTCTTTCACAAAAGCCACTTTGACATGTCGCGGtagggaattgataagattaaTAGAAGCTAGTGAGCCTTTGGGCTCACAATGGAAGTTGAATAGAACTAAGCCAATGTTTGTTTGCAAGTCTAAAGACCTATTTGGTAAAAGCTGTTGTGAAAAAGCAAAACGTTATAAAAACTGTTACTGATTATTTTGTGCTTTGCACAGATCCCTATTGTGTTTCCTTGGAGTCTTTCTCATAACCAAAAACAGGAAAAGGGCCAAGATCTTTGAGCCATATGTCACTATGGATATGGCTAATGGTTTgtacaaacaatacataaacaCCAAAAATTGTATGTGTgatatttgtgtgtttttgaaaAATTACCACACCTTCCTAATCCATTTTTAAACCTGCAATATGGAACAAGTGAGGTTGCACTATCATTTAACCTCTGCAGGTTTTCATGTGCACTTGTCTTTGTGTTCCCTGGTCAGGAGTCCCAACCATTCATGACAAGGGCTTGGCTGTTCAACCAGATTTTAATGGGTCCTTCTCCTACGGGACTCTTGTCAACAACAATGGAGTGGCTCCTGCTACTCTGCCTGCTAACCTGGAGCAATCACCAGTCAGCTGCAGAGCCAACGATGGCCAGTTTGACCTAAAGGAAGACTGAAATTACATAACAACTTTGAAAGACCTTAAAAGGTCATGGCTTGCTTAGCTTAAGCTCCTTTCTTCTGAAACTTTCACTGATTTCCAGCCTCAGCTTACATTCTTCAACATACTTTTCTTCTGGATGCTGAACCTTAAATATTATCAGGAGAAGCTTTCCCTTTCAAAGACATTAATGGTATTATTTACAGATATAAATAGAAGAAACCTTAAGTGCATCAGGCTAACATATGCTTGTTTGCATCCTTTCTCCTTACCTCAAAACTTTCCCCTCTGACATAaaaaaatgttcttgtttttttttgtaattgcacaTTGGAAAGAGGAGGTTTGTAGTGGAACTCATAGCGGGGAAGCAGGGTTATTGTCTACCGTCTTATCTTAATAAGCAAATTTCTCATGTATGAATTGCCTTCAGTTGTAGCACGTATCTTGACGttgctttaggctgatttaaaGGAACCAACGACATCTCGTCTGGGAGTTTCATCTCCTCTCTCTGTGTTTTTGCCACCTGGTGCTTATTCACAGTGTGACTGGAAGGAGCTAATGATGAAGCAAAGTTAGTGATGGAAGTGTGGATGCTCATTTTCTAGCATACTGTAAATTGAGCATTGACATCCACAATTATTAAGCAATTTTTTTCCAGTTGGTCATTATCGGGATTATACTGTACAGTGATCTGTTCTTCCATTGAAGTTTCGTGGTAATGCAACTTCATAGTCAGGGATTTTACCAataaatgttataaattagcTGTATCTGCCACCAGCTGTTATTCATGAACACTTTTCACTCACTTGTAGGTCTCTTGTTTTGGGGATTTCTTTGAATTACTCCATTTAGTAATGTGACCAAACACtgtgtgagatttttttaatttattgcaacatatttatttgttgATTTAGAGAGCTTTTGATGTACCTTGAAATTAAGATTTAGACTGGATAGATAACAGGGAAACTCTGCATGACTCAAGTAGGTGTGTGATTAACTAATCTGAAGAGTTATTTAAAAGCCACTGTAATATGTTAGAGCCTATTTGAAGGAAaggttttttaactttttaaaagaGCTGTTTTAAAGGGAATTAAAATATTTTGAGCTTTCAGTACTGATTGTAGAAGCAGTTTTCTTAAATTCAGATTAACAATTTGCTTAAGTTACCTATTTATTTTGGTTGATCATTGGTCATTTCTGCTAAAATATGGGAATTACTATGATTCTCTCTTGTGGAATGTGTTTAAAAACTAAGCTCATTTGTTACAAGCTGAAAAACATGCTGCATGAATGATACTTTCACACACAACCCTGAATTTTTCCAGTGTTGAAATGGAGCTATACAAGGGCTAGATGACTTGATGCACTATGTtcattatacagtaatataagtTATTTCCTTCTGAGTTGTCTGTTAGCGGCACTGTGTAGATAGAGTTTTTAACTCCACCCTGTGACAAAGCTTTCCCTTGTAAATTATACGTAAAATGTTGTCATTATTATCATCCAGTTGTGGAGtcattttcagttgtgtttgcataaccattcattcattaatctaCTTATTTTAAAGTCTTTACCTGTGCGGAAGAATAAAGATGGGTCAGTTCTTCATATTAGCTGGTAATTCAGAATGCAGGGTGATGcatgaaaaagcttacagacTGACATTTCTTCTCGTAAAATCACTACCTTGTTTGCTTGCAAAAACTAGACTAAGTCTTCACGTGTTAATAAGATAAAACTAACCTTGTTTTACATTGCTGGAAGACGTATTTAGACCCTTGATTCTAGCACTCATGCAGCAATGTAGTAACAGGGCAAATAAAGTTCTGCATCAATAccacttaagtaaaagtacataaTGTTTACAAAAAACTTTCATTCATATGTAAGCAAAGGGAATAGTAAAGCTGCGGAAGTTGGACCGTTTTGAGTATTTATGCATAGTTGTATGCCCATAGACAGCAGATTAAACTGAGACAGAGCACGGTTGTGATGCACAAATCTGTGTTTAATATAATTTATCACTTTGAAGTGAAATATTGGctcatttaaacatttattcaaattGGACCATGTCAAAGTTTTActaagtaaaattaaaaaaaaaaaatagaaaatgccTAAATATTTCATAATGCTAAGTTTTAGTATGTTTCATATCTTAAAAAGTCATCCTGTCAAATTTTGTGGAAAATAATATAGAAGCAAATATTTGTGTCTGAAATACCAGgccactttattttttttaaactgtctcTCAATGGATATTTTTCTTATTCTGACTTTTCTCCAGAAGATAAGCAGTGTCCAAAATAGTCAGACCAGCCTGCCATGACTAAGTCGCCATACCTAAAGGCATCGATCTAATTGGTGCCTTGTGATTGTCTGATTGCAATTCAAGTGTGATTCGTGGATGTTCACTATACATTTGAAATCGTTGCAACAGGTGTGTCTTGAGAGCTGAAACCAACGTGTTAatgtttatgtctattttaaacatatttatttatacacagCAGGCGAGACGGTAAAAATATTCTCACTTTGACATGGTGACTCACTGGGATGTCCTTGTCAATCAATTAAACCAGTTTGCAGCAGAGCACCGTGTGCCTCTTTGCTGCTCGAACAACACTAACCTTGAAGCCGAGCAGAGcccgcccctttttcttatTGCTGCATCCTGATTGGTCGTTGGGATCTTCTGGCcgcatctgattggttccacctgctgtcCGTCCCGGACGGGAACCGCATCTGAAGCCGCCTAATAATCCGGTGAAAACAAACACCCACGCATCTGACACTGACAGCAAACCTCTAAAATAACATCACCAATCTATTCCATTGAACAAAGTcatctaaaaaaagaaatatcgaTTACTGCTTGCTCATAATGGCCTCCTTCCGTTTAGCACGCGTTCACTGACAGCTATTGGGGTAAGTGGTCatttaaataatgtttgtaCTGAATAAAGAGGGAGATTAAAATGCAACTTCTTCTGTGTGTGTGATATAAGTGTAAACTTTGGTGTAGTTTTGGTTTTAAGCATTATTCGGGAAGCAAAGTGATTTCAGGAGACAATCTGAGAGGTTAAGCGCTCGCACCAATCTTGCACCAGCTGGACTTGCACGTCATTCTTTTCCTCCCTATCCTTGACAAACGTTTGACAGCATCTATTATACTATTTTCATCTTCGTTTGCactgcatcttttttttctaaaacgaACACTAGATTTAATGATGTTAACTTACTCGCTATTTTAAATATCTGGTTGATCTAAAACGTTTATATGCCTAAACTATtaatctaatttatttatttgtaccactagatggcgctctaACTTTAGTCTGTTGTTGGCTGTGTTTGTGCTGAAACTTGATTTAACCTGTACAGATATGTGGACATCACAGGTTGTGTTGTCATATATCATATAATTTAATTTCTTAACGGGGGCCCAAAgcaataagaaaaaatattgcACCAGGTCTTACGTTGTTaactttatctttatctttatctttatcgGTGTCAAAAACTAACAGacttaaaaacagctttttccccaaagccataaTCACCCTGAACAACATGTGAATGTCTTTGTTACGgtttttaccgtgcaatacttctcccggactatctgtgcaatattccactacatgtgtatatactatcatctgtaaatagaatctcaggtcttcattattcaaatgcaccttaaccttttttatatttttatattatttatatatcttttattcctatatttcttattgtttgcactattgtttcttatttgtcttgcactggagatgctgctttcaatcttactgtacccaggtacattgacaataaagtattctattctattctattctattctctgTTTCTTATCCAGGTAAAGTGTTAGAGTCAAATGTGGGCGACAGGTCTATAGTGCACAGATATTAATTATAGGATGGCTACCAGAGCAGGCACACAAGTCATGTCACTGAGGGTGGTACATTGTATTAATACAAACCACACTACTAAAAGGTGgaaacaacagattaaaaacaatattaactATTTAGCATTACTTGCAATCTATTTATAGGCTATTTACCAACTATTTAGCGGTCTTGGAGATGACAATTATCTCCATTCATATAGAAAGCAGTTGTTTACAGTctgcttagtttgtttttttggtcataAAGATGTGTCCTATACATGACCTAATCAAATGACCTCGCACTAGGTGTGAAATAAGgtatttaaatgttgtttttgtagaATTTATATACACTGATTTTTATGATACTCTAACATAAGCTGAACAAGTTGTTTAAAagaactaaaaaataaataaaatactgacCTTAGAATTTAGGTAGTTTTATGTGTGTTTTACACAGTTTTTGGAAGGAAACCATCAGTTGGATCTAAGAAGTCACACTTCAGTACACTTACATAAAGACAAAGAATAATTAACCATTGTCCCAAGAGGCCATAGGAGGATAAAAGAGCTTTGCTTTTGGATACAGACACATTGGTGACACACCTAGGACAGAAGCTGGTTTGTTAAAGACACATGAATCACAGTGACCAAAAACCACAACATCAGACTTGGACCTGATCCCTGGTTCAGCTACAACAACTGACAACCTGAGAGTTCTCAGCGGGTTATAGATACTGAAAACAGTCAAAGCCGTAGCCAGTGGCGTAACATCATGGTGATAGGCCCcgatgaaaatatttttttgtgccccaaccccacacacacacacacacacacacacacacacacacacacacacacacacacacacacagagccacTATAGAGAACTGCTATTGTCGCCATGTGGGCTAACATTGTGACTTGCCACACTCACTCACAGGAGAAGTCTCCTCCTGGCCCCGCGGCGGTCGGGTCaatgctgttttatttatgGAGGTAGTTGGCAAGCTATCCTCTGGCGGGACCCTGGCTTTTTCCTCGGTTGCCGTAAAAAACATATAATTTTGTCGTTTTTGCTTTAACATCATCCtggatcttttttcttttctctcttttgtgtgCCGTTTTATTGTTTGGGCTACCTAACCTAATGCTATGCTATTTTTGtcatctattttctttttttttactttttgtcttGCTGAAAACTAACATCATTGCGTCATCATGCACTTAACAGGACTTACAGGTAAGCTATTAAGGTGATTAGACTATTCCCTCCTTCATGGGCCCCTGACGGCATCTGGGACCCGGTTCAGCTGCACTGGTTGCACCGCCGATATTTACATGTGCCCATAGTCATTCACATGATTTTCTCTCATGAAGTCTGGTCTGGTACTCCAATTCACAGCGATTTTCATTggtacaaaatgaactgaagcaCCAGCAACAGTGTAGGCTTTCTGCGATGACTCATATAGGAGTGTTCAAGAGCCACTATGATAAGACTGCAGAATTGATAATAATTTATTGGATCAACAGGCTTCTACTACAAACTCAACAACAGTCATTGGCCAACATTTTTATTCCACTGCATCACATTTTCAATATCATTTGTAGTATTGTACCAATAGTATTGGTTGTACTCCTACACAGTGGCATCGAGTGATCATTTCTTTTGCTTCCACTCATACTGCCCACTCGAAATTAAATCTAGAGGACCTGGACTAAAACTATCACAGCAGTCAAATCctccaaaaataacattttgaatttaatattaaaCTTTTGTCATAATAAATACTTTTCATAATTGAGGCTTAAGCAGTTATTTCTTTAAAATTCAGCCATTAATTCAGATTATTGTATTTACATGAAAGATCACTGAGCAAAACAGCcacaaaactgcaaaaaaatctcattttggaACATACAAAAGTAAAACAGAAGATTTTATGACACACAAAAGCACAATCGAAAACAAATTTCAGAAAGCAGTTTAGAAAATACAATGAGCTGAACAACTTAGCTGATctcttttttctactttgttgcATTTTCTGAAAAGCCTGTTTTTAAGTGCAGCTGTGATTTCTGTTTTGGTGGCATTTATTCATTGACTAAAGGCCTGATAAGGGTTGTTCTCATTCTAATTCTCTTGATTTTGCCCCTTCCTGACTTTGTCCTTACAGTGCTTCTCTTTCTATTTATTTCCAGCCTGTGTAAGAGCTTTGGCAACATGGTGAAACGTTGTATCTTTCTGTAGATCTTCGTATTTTCCAGACCAGTTGCCTCATTTCCCAATTTCCGATCTGTGCCCTCAGTTCCCAGCCTCTGGTGTCCCCAACTGCCTCATCAGCCGCCTTAAAGAATTCACGATGCTTCGTGAGAGCTCCAAAGGGTGGAGCAACAGCTCCGAGGCCTACAGCAGTGATcccgaggaggatgaggaggaggaagaggacatGGTGTTTGGGGAGAATGATCAAGACGGCGTCGCAGAGGAGATGATGGACCTGAGTGACCTTCCCACAGCTCTCTTCGCATGCAGCGTGCATGATGCTGTGTTCAAGCAGGACGCACAAAGGGTGAGATGCCTCCAACTCATTTCCAGGGTCATATTCATGTGAGGTGTGTTTGTGTCAGGAGGCGCGTCGGTTCATTTGCGGGTGAGTCATCTGGTGTGGTGTGTCAGAGTGTCCAAGATTCAATGCCCAGCGACACATGCGTGGTGTCATCTACAGGTCCCACTCCTGTCTGCCAAAGCCCAGTCACAGTCTCAAGCTGCGCTCActcacacgcacacatgcatacacattaTGCAGCTGTTATTTGTTTAGTGAGGGATGTGAATGCAGGTCAACGGATTACAACATGACTTGCGCAGAATCATGGAGCATACTCAGCTTTAATCCACGTCTGTGCATATCATTCGATCATCACCTCATGCAGCATGCCCAATTATGCGTATTCACTGGATCACCAACATCCCaggcaca is a window of Cololabis saira isolate AMF1-May2022 chromosome 16, fColSai1.1, whole genome shotgun sequence DNA encoding:
- the nipal3 gene encoding NIPA-like protein 3, with protein sequence MDYSGAPGGSYMNNLIGTLLAIFGNVLVSISLTIQKYSHVMLAGTKDQRSFYWTKTWWFGFIFTFIGEGANFVSYAFAPLTLVAPLNAVSILTSSILGFLFLREKSKPKEFAKNYGLTFLGYLLTVGGTYLFVSFGPNSHEKLKAENIVKHIVGWPVLLYLLLEIITFCLLLYFYKQHNADYLVIILLLVALLGSVTVITVKAVSGMLVLTVEGTMQLNYPIFSVMFVCMVASVVFQSRFLSQACKLHDSSLIASMNYILSTFFAVVAGAIFYLEFNHEDVLHICMYVLGSLLCFLGVFLITKNRKRAKIFEPYVTMDMANGVPTIHDKGLAVQPDFNGSFSYGTLVNNNGVAPATLPANLEQSPVSCRANDGQFDLKED